Proteins from one Nicotiana tabacum cultivar K326 chromosome 23, ASM71507v2, whole genome shotgun sequence genomic window:
- the LOC107803096 gene encoding histone H4 has protein sequence MSGRGKGGKGLGKGGAKRHRKVLRDNIQGITKPAIRRLARRGGVKRISGLIYEETRGVLKIFLENVIRDAVTYTEHARRKTVTAMDVVYSLKRQGRTLYGFGG, from the coding sequence ATGTCAGGCCGTGGAAAGGGAGGCAAGGGATTAGGAAAGGGAGGAGCAAAACGACACCGTAAGGTATTACGTGACAATATTCAGGGAATTACAAAGCCTGCTATTAGGAGGCTAGCTAGAAGAGGCGGAGTGAAGAGAATTAGCGGATTGATTTACGAAGAGACACGTGGAGTGTTGAAGATCTTTCTAGAAAATGTGATTCGTGATGCTGTGACCTATACTGAGCATGCTAGGAGAAAGACTGTTACTGCTATGGATGTTGTTTATTCGCTCAAGAGACAGGGTAGGACTCTATATGGATTTGGTGGTTAA
- the LOC107803075 gene encoding uncharacterized protein LOC107803075 isoform X2 — protein sequence MENIDEQSENVVQHPMENPSEEGGGVRGESSFLKNDSSESREEGELSSYDDDQNVCSTDQLKSTSAAPLEQQVHIDTVNENSQDTQAEKCTSSSKMGCSIDVPSGTPPESDHLKSSKKNREHFVPFLISFSDDSGSECENSGQKKISVSKNRTLAADRSNKPPAPAPRRSHKLHKITRKDPNLMSRKGPASSFTKIKGCTYGNVGHLHSMRNFNNSNRVAILDHRKRTNVHSNSSELHDLRHLIAIRESQLNLKRSQNTKNLTSASCRDRNLVNKRNLVVRASKETTYDYLQELKEPDNKRQKIVSEDPSWGFSNSQEITSMVIRSERCALKDSDQLERADDSVHGEKYPTCSVLAGQLKQNEYHGSASSANPSLTLKDGIDAVRNHNQSFNNSSKEVASKAANKLVKTKHATELSSQCRQPLLQKKVTSGRADVMVTAESDSNLGRSSESAQNPAPDANVIAASTHGAGGNFGANVTSPNFPSVWNSCDKLNICGSSSIDLQSLFHLEEFHDKELGEAQEYRHKCEVEERNALKSYRKAQRALLEANARCSNVYNKREQYSAQLRDLMMGNPNLLLSSGFPDKSGIGLGPLPAISDANVHLIPSSSCAVQPTFDFNNQHRCNLNIHPNNVAFQNVSSDQKHYNLASDPCSEPDGITFEPHKEDNDANDLCSPSEDIVISQNVDEETFLTEHKSPENSPDYQGQGKAKSSVDMEKSMNNASEGQSAVNISEDSLLLEASLRSQLFERLRMRTLCQKAIPQETLGAVAEGRAENDEILRRVVIDNRLCSDSEKENEPQQCSDLQGCDMTSTMSKIPVEVDHQCTNEKFGSNFASLSSNICLDSSIITNDNKSQFASLVTFSYPILKSAILHFKVSDSMDLLKLQIRISSVHTSHDQGENNFSGGTIPSILSSGPVEVASVDLIGSKSGSYTCDFAIDPLWPLCIFELRGKCNNDECSWQHVRDYSSGSRMKMTLDNDDKVGSPTEGQIFAATRTLTKSLDCLGLATPTYLVGLDGLKADLQSCKSILSPKYGQLWVKCFSLSFVLSSQLHTDLPSDEPLFHGTNARVEVQGGWNRQSLYFQSRNGSSDPCKELSTDADEIVEMALLNLSQEANKPKGRIQALELLARALEANPMSAVLWIVYLLIYYSSQKSIGKDDMFKCAVEHSEGSYELWLFYINSRTQLEERLAAYDAALLVLYRHASASDINASASDCILDIFLQMMSCLCMSENVAKAIEKINELYPTEEKFYNLLKPSLPDIITCLTISDKCIFWLCCVYLVVYRRLPDAIVQQFEYQKELSSIDWPSAELTSDEKRRGVFLMELAVDSLALYIDRESLEDEANLRAAHLFSVNHVRCIVVLEGIECSRSLLERYVKLYPSCLELVLMLARAEHDFADGSFEGFEDALDNWYDEVPGAQCIWNQYVECALQDCKRDFAEELMARWFQSSWKHSKNDIVFGLLNCSIYKLLQNDYTEAQLAIDKALEAASAENYSHCVREHLLFLTADNLHADGQVLKLLCGYLADKRASLTSEPLSRQFVQRIKKPRVRQLVGNLLCPVSLEPYIVNSVLEALYGPSLLPEKKDELTDFIDMVESLMVILPSNYHLAIAVCKQLTRTSKTANVPGSISFWASCLLISALFQAVPVAPEYVWVEAADILQDLTGCRSLSVKLLKRALSIYPFSLMLWKSYLKLSEAEGNSESVKEAARAKGIKLESDNLL from the exons ATGGAGAATATCGACGAGCAGAGTGAAAACGTAGTACAGCACCCAATGGAAAACCCTAGTGAGGAAGGAGGGGGAGTAAGAGGAGAGAGTTCATTTCTGAAGAACGATTCTTCAGAAAGCAGAGAAGAAGGAGAACTCTCTTCATACGACGAC GATCAAAATGTTTGTTCCACCGATCAGCTTAAGAGCACCAGTGCTGCTCCACTGgagcagcaggttcacattgACACAGTGAATGAGAATTCCCAGGATACCCAGGCAG AAAAATGTACTTCTTCCAGCAAAATGGGTTGCTCGATTGATGTGCCTTCAGGAACTCCTCCAGAATCAGATCATCTGAAGAGCTCTAAAAAGAACCGAGAGCACTTTGTGCCATTTCTGATAAGCTTCTCAGATGACAGTGGTAGTGAGTGTGAAAATTCTGGACAGAAGAAAATCTCAGTAAGTAAAAACCGAACCTTGGCTGCGGATAGAAGTAATAAACCACCAGCACCTGCTCCTCGAAGATCTCATAAATTGCACAAGATTACTAGAAAGGACCCAAATTTGATGTCTAGAAAAGGGCCTGCGTCTTCATTCACCAAAATTAAAGGATGCACTTATGGAAATGTCGGGCACTTGCATAGTATGAGAAACTTTAACAACTCAAATAGGGTAGCTATCCTTGACCATAGGAAAAGAACAAATGTTCATTCGAACTCTAGTGAATTGCATGACTTGCGCCACTTGATCGCGATTCGCGAGAGTCAATTGAATCTGAAGAGATCTCAGAATACCAAAAACCTAACTTCAGCTTCATGTAGGGATAGAAATCTTGTCAATAAAAGGAATTTGGTGGTGAGGGCATCCAAAGAAACTACTTATGATTATTTGCAAGAACTAAAAGAACCAGACAACAAACGCCAAAAAATTGTTTCAGAGGATCCAAGTTGGGGTTTCTCAAACTCCCAAGAAATTACGTCTATGGTCATAAGATCAGAACGGTGTGCATTAAAGGATTCCGATCAACTGGAACGAGCTGATGATAGCGTTCATGGGGAAAAATATCCAACTTGCTCAGTCCTTGCTGGACAACTGAAACAAAATGAGTATCACGGCTCTGCTTCTTCAGCAAATCCATCTCTCACTCTGAAAGATG GTATAGATGCCGTAAGGAATCACAATCAGAGTTTCAACAATTCGTCAAAAGAAGTTGCAAGTAAAGCTGCCAATAAATTG GTCAAGACCAAGCATGCCACTGAGCTTAGTAGTCAGTGCAGACAGCCTCTTTTACAGAAGAAAGTGACTTCTGGGCGTGCTGATGTTATGGTAACTGCAGAAAGTGACAGCAATCTAGGCAGATCTAGTGAAAGCGCACAGAACCCCGCTCCAGATGCTAATGTTATTGCAGCCTCGACCCATGGTGCAGGCGGCAATTTTGGAGCCAATGTT ACATCTCCGAACTTTCCAAGCGTTTGGAACAGCTGTGACAAGCTAAATATTTGTGGGAGTAGCAGCATAGACTTACAGTCATTGTTTCATTTAGAAGAATTTCATGATAAGGAACTGGGAGAAGCTCAGGAATATCGGCACAAGTgtgaagttgaagaaagaaatGCTCTGAAATCTTACCGAAAGGCTCAAAGGGCCTTGCTTGAAGCTAATGCTAGATGCTCTAACGTATACAATAAAAGAGAACAATATTCAGCCCAGCTTCGAGATCTTATGATGGGAAATCCAAATTTGTTACTGTCTTCTGGGTTTCCTGACAAAAGTGGAATTGGGTTGGGCCCCCTACCTGCAATTTCTGATGCTAACGTGCATTTGATTCCCAGTTCAAGCTGTGCAGTACAGCCTACATTCGACTTTAACAATCAACATAGATGTAATTTAAATATCCATCCAAACAATGTTGCTTTTCAAAATGTCTCAAGTGATCAAAAGCATTACAATTTGGCATCTGATCCCTGTAGTGAGCCTGATGGTATCACATTCGAGCCTCATAAGGAAGATAATGACGCAAATGACCTGTGCTCCCCTTCTGAGGATATTGTTATATCTCAAAATGTGGACGAAGAGACATTTCTCACCGAGCATAAATCTCCAGAAAACAGTCCAGACTATCAAGGTCAAGGAAAGGCAAAATCTAGTGTTGACATGGAGAAAAGTATGAATAATGCATCAGAGGGGCAATCAGCAGTGAATATTTCTGAGGATTCTTTACTCCTTGAAGCATCTTTGCGCTCTCAGCTCTTTGAAAGGCTAAGGATGAGAACTTTGTGCCAGAAGGCAATCCCACAAGAGACCCTGGGAGCTGTAGCTGAAGGGAGAGCAGAGAATGATGAGATTCTGAGAAGGGTGGTAATAGACAATAGATTATGCTCCGATTCAGAGAAAGAGAATGAGCCACAGCAATGTTCTGACTTGCAAG GATGTGACATGACGAGTACGATGTCTAAGATACCTGTTGAAGTGGATCATCAGTGCACCAATGAGAAGTTTGGTTCTAATTTTGCATCCCTTTCATCTAATATTTGTTTAGATAGTAGTATCATCACAAACGACAACAAATCTCAGTTTGCAAGCTTGGTCACCTTCTCATATCCTATTCTGAAGAGTGCTATTTTGCACTTTAAAGTTTCAGATTCCATGGATTTACTCAAATTACAGATTAGAATTTCCAGTGTACATACTTCTCATGATCAGGGTGAAAACAATTTCAGTGGCGGAACCATACCAAGCATTTTAAGTTCGGGTCCCGTTGAAGTGGCTTCAGTGGATTTAATTGGCAGTAAGAGTGGGTCTTACACTTGCGATTTTGCCATTGACCCGCTTTGGCCACTATGTATCTTCGAACTTCGGGGGAAATGCAACAATGATGAGTGTTCTTGGCAACATGTTAGAGACTACTCTTCTGGCAGTAGAATGAAGATGACACTGGACAACGATG ACAAGGTTGGATCACCAACTGAAGGACAGATATTCGCTGCCACAAGAACTCTCACCAAGTCACTTGACTGCCTTGGTTTGGCTACCCCAACTTATTTGGTTGGCTTGGATGGTCTGAAAGCTGATCTACAGTCGTGTAAATCCATTCTAAGTCCCAAATACGGGCAACTGTGGGTTAAGTGCTTCAGTCTTTCCTTTGTTCTCTCAAGTCAGCTACACACTGATCTGCCCTCTGATGAGCCTTTATTTCATGGCACTAATGCTCGTGTTGAGGTCCAAGGTGGTTGGAATAGGCAATCACTTTATTTTCAGAGCAGAAATGGATCATCG GATCCATGCAAGGAACTATCTACTGATGCTGACGAGATTGTAGAGATGGCTCTTCTTAATCTCAGTCAGGAGGCTAATAAACCCAAGGGAAGGATACAG GCTCTTGAACTCCTTGCTCGAGCTTTGGAAGCTAATCCAATGTCTGCAGTTCTCTGGATTGTTTACCTGTTAATTTACTATAGCAGTCAGAAGTCTATTGGGAAGGATGATATGTTCAAATGTGCG GTTGAGCACAGTGAAGGGTCTTACGAACTCTGGCTTTTCTATATCAATAGTCGAACACAGCTGGAGGAGAGGCTGGCTGCATATGATGCTGCACTGTTGGTCCTGTATCGCCATGCATCAGCATCTGACATAAATGCAAGTGCCAGTGATTGTATATTGGATATATTCTTGCAGATGATGAGTTGTCTGTGCATGTCTGAGAATGTTGCTAAAGCCATTGAGAAAATCAATGAGCTATATCCCACAGAAGAGAAATTTTATAACCTACTCAAACCGTCTCTTCCTGATATCATTACATGTTTAACCATTTCTGATAAATGTATTTTCTGGCTCTGTTGTGTGTACTTGGTTGTGTACAGGAGACTTCCTGATGCTATTGTGCAGCAGTTTGAATATCAGAAAGAACTTTCTTCCATAGATTGGCCATCTGCTGAGTTGACCTCTGATGAGAAGCGACGAGGTGTCTTTTTGATGGAATTAGCGGTAGATTCTCTGGCATTGTACATCGACAGAGAGTCACTTGAAGATGAAGCAAATCTTAGGGCAGCACACCTGTTTTCTGTCAATCACGTTAGATGTATAGTGGTGCTTGAGGGTATAGAATGTAGTAGGAGTTTGTTAGAGAGATATGTCAAGTTGTATCCATCATGTCTAGAACTCGTTTTGATGTTAGCTCGGGCAGAGCATGATTTTGCAGATGGAAGTTTTGAAGGTTTTGAAGATGCTTTAGATAACTGGTATGATGAAGTTCCTGGAGCGCAATGTATTTGGAACCAGTATGTTGAATGTGCACTCCAAGATTGTAAAAGAGATTTTGCGGAGGAATTAATGGCTCGATGGTTCCAGTCTTCATGGAAACACAG CAAGAACGATATTGTATTTGGGCTGCTGAACTGTTCCATCTATAAACTATTACAAAATGACTATACTGAAGCTCAATTAGCCATTGATAAGGCATTGGAGGCTGCTTCTGCTGAGAATTACAGTCACTGTGTGAGAGAGCATCTCCTGTTCTTGACTGCAGATAATTTGCATGCTGACGGGCAAGTATTGAAACTTCTGTGTGGCTATTTGGCTGATAAACGTGCTTCCCTCACCTCTGAGCCATTATCCAGGCAATTCGTCCAAAGAATCAAGAAGCCTAGAGTCCGGCAGCTAGTTGGCAACTTGTTATGTCCCGTGTCGTTGGAGCCTTACATAGTGAACTCAGTTCTTGAAGCATTGTATGGCCCGTCTCTCTTACCTGAAAAGAAAGATGAACTTACTGATTTTATCGACATGGTTGAGAGCTTAATGGTGATACTTCCTTCCAACTATCATCTGGCAATTGCTGTCTGCAAGCAGTTAACCAGAACCTCAAAAACCGCTAATGTACCGGGCAGCATCTCTTTTTGGGCAAGCTGTCTCTTGATAAGTGCATTATTTCAGGCTGTTCCTGTGGCACCAGAATATGTATGGGTAGAAGCTGCAGATATTTTGCAAGATCTTACAGGTTGTCGGTCCCTATCTGTCAAATTGCTGAAAAGAGCTTTGTCTATATATCCATTCTCTTTAATGCTTTGGAAGTCTTATCTCAAGTTATCCGAGGCTGAAGGAAATTCAGAATCTGTAAAAGAAGCAGCAAGGGCAAAAGGCATTAAACTTGAGAGTGACAACTTGCTTTAA
- the LOC107803075 gene encoding uncharacterized protein LOC107803075 isoform X1 translates to MENIDEQSENVVQHPMENPSEEGGGVRGESSFLKNDSSESREEGELSSYDDDQNVCSTDQLKSTSAAPLEQQVHIDTVNENSQDTQAEKCTSSSKMGCSIDVPSGTPPESDHLKSSKKNREHFVPFLISFSDDSGSECENSGQKKISVSKNRTLAADRSNKPPAPAPRRSHKLHKITRKDPNLMSRKGPASSFTKIKGCTYGNVGHLHSMRNFNNSNRVAILDHRKRTNVHSNSSELHDLRHLIAIRESQLNLKRSQNTKNLTSASCRDRNLVNKRNLVVRASKETTYDYLQELKEPDNKRQKIVSEDPSWGFSNSQEITSMVIRSERCALKDSDQLERADDSVHGEKYPTCSVLAGQLKQNEYHGSASSANPSLTLKDGIDAVRNHNQSFNNSSKEVASKAANKLVKTKHATELSSQCRQPLLQKKVTSGRADVMVTAESDSNLGRSSESAQNPAPDANVIAASTHGAGGNFGANVTSPNFPSVWNSCDKLNICGSSSIDLQSLFHLEEFHDKELGEAQEYRHKCEVEERNALKSYRKAQRALLEANARCSNVYNKREQYSAQLRDLMMGNPNLLLSSGFPDKSGIGLGPLPAISDANVHLIPSSSCAVQPTFDFNNQHRCNLNIHPNNVAFQNVSSDQKHYNLASDPCSEPDGITFEPHKEDNDANDLCSPSEDIVISQNVDEETFLTEHKSPENSPDYQGQGKAKSSVDMEKSMNNASEGQSAVNISEDSLLLEASLRSQLFERLRMRTLCQKAIPQETLGAVAEGRAENDEILRRVVIDNRLCSDSEKENEPQQCSDLQGCDMTSTMSKIPVEVDHQCTNEKFGSNFASLSSNICLDSSIITNDNKSQFASLVTFSYPILKSAILHFKVSDSMDLLKLQIRISSVHTSHDQGENNFSGGTIPSILSSGPVEVASVDLIGSKSGSYTCDFAIDPLWPLCIFELRGKCNNDECSWQHVRDYSSGSRMKMTLDNDDKVGSPTEGQIFAATRTLTKSLDCLGLATPTYLVGLDGLKADLQSCKSILSPKYGQLWVKCFSLSFVLSSQLHTDLPSDEPLFHGTNARVEVQGGWNRQSLYFQSRNGSSDPCKELSTDADEIVEMALLNLSQEANKPKGRIQALELLARALEANPMSAVLWIVYLLIYYSSQKSIGKDDMFKCAVEHSEGSYELWLFYINSRTQLEERLAAYDAALLVLYRHASASDINASASDCILDIFLQMMSCLCMSENVAKAIEKINELYPTEEKFYNLLKPSLPDIITCLTISDKCIFWLCCVYLVVYRRLPDAIVQQFEYQKELSSIDWPSAELTSDEKRRGVFLMELAVDSLALYIDRESLEDEANLRAAHLFSVNHVRCIVVLEGIECSRSLLERYVKLYPSCLELVLMLARAEHDFADGSFEGFEDALDNWYDEVPGAQCIWNQYVECALQDCKRDFAEELMARWFQSSWKHRYSKTSCLETVDSDNSRSSPQSASVSDIAALFSNSSKNDIVFGLLNCSIYKLLQNDYTEAQLAIDKALEAASAENYSHCVREHLLFLTADNLHADGQVLKLLCGYLADKRASLTSEPLSRQFVQRIKKPRVRQLVGNLLCPVSLEPYIVNSVLEALYGPSLLPEKKDELTDFIDMVESLMVILPSNYHLAIAVCKQLTRTSKTANVPGSISFWASCLLISALFQAVPVAPEYVWVEAADILQDLTGCRSLSVKLLKRALSIYPFSLMLWKSYLKLSEAEGNSESVKEAARAKGIKLESDNLL, encoded by the exons ATGGAGAATATCGACGAGCAGAGTGAAAACGTAGTACAGCACCCAATGGAAAACCCTAGTGAGGAAGGAGGGGGAGTAAGAGGAGAGAGTTCATTTCTGAAGAACGATTCTTCAGAAAGCAGAGAAGAAGGAGAACTCTCTTCATACGACGAC GATCAAAATGTTTGTTCCACCGATCAGCTTAAGAGCACCAGTGCTGCTCCACTGgagcagcaggttcacattgACACAGTGAATGAGAATTCCCAGGATACCCAGGCAG AAAAATGTACTTCTTCCAGCAAAATGGGTTGCTCGATTGATGTGCCTTCAGGAACTCCTCCAGAATCAGATCATCTGAAGAGCTCTAAAAAGAACCGAGAGCACTTTGTGCCATTTCTGATAAGCTTCTCAGATGACAGTGGTAGTGAGTGTGAAAATTCTGGACAGAAGAAAATCTCAGTAAGTAAAAACCGAACCTTGGCTGCGGATAGAAGTAATAAACCACCAGCACCTGCTCCTCGAAGATCTCATAAATTGCACAAGATTACTAGAAAGGACCCAAATTTGATGTCTAGAAAAGGGCCTGCGTCTTCATTCACCAAAATTAAAGGATGCACTTATGGAAATGTCGGGCACTTGCATAGTATGAGAAACTTTAACAACTCAAATAGGGTAGCTATCCTTGACCATAGGAAAAGAACAAATGTTCATTCGAACTCTAGTGAATTGCATGACTTGCGCCACTTGATCGCGATTCGCGAGAGTCAATTGAATCTGAAGAGATCTCAGAATACCAAAAACCTAACTTCAGCTTCATGTAGGGATAGAAATCTTGTCAATAAAAGGAATTTGGTGGTGAGGGCATCCAAAGAAACTACTTATGATTATTTGCAAGAACTAAAAGAACCAGACAACAAACGCCAAAAAATTGTTTCAGAGGATCCAAGTTGGGGTTTCTCAAACTCCCAAGAAATTACGTCTATGGTCATAAGATCAGAACGGTGTGCATTAAAGGATTCCGATCAACTGGAACGAGCTGATGATAGCGTTCATGGGGAAAAATATCCAACTTGCTCAGTCCTTGCTGGACAACTGAAACAAAATGAGTATCACGGCTCTGCTTCTTCAGCAAATCCATCTCTCACTCTGAAAGATG GTATAGATGCCGTAAGGAATCACAATCAGAGTTTCAACAATTCGTCAAAAGAAGTTGCAAGTAAAGCTGCCAATAAATTG GTCAAGACCAAGCATGCCACTGAGCTTAGTAGTCAGTGCAGACAGCCTCTTTTACAGAAGAAAGTGACTTCTGGGCGTGCTGATGTTATGGTAACTGCAGAAAGTGACAGCAATCTAGGCAGATCTAGTGAAAGCGCACAGAACCCCGCTCCAGATGCTAATGTTATTGCAGCCTCGACCCATGGTGCAGGCGGCAATTTTGGAGCCAATGTT ACATCTCCGAACTTTCCAAGCGTTTGGAACAGCTGTGACAAGCTAAATATTTGTGGGAGTAGCAGCATAGACTTACAGTCATTGTTTCATTTAGAAGAATTTCATGATAAGGAACTGGGAGAAGCTCAGGAATATCGGCACAAGTgtgaagttgaagaaagaaatGCTCTGAAATCTTACCGAAAGGCTCAAAGGGCCTTGCTTGAAGCTAATGCTAGATGCTCTAACGTATACAATAAAAGAGAACAATATTCAGCCCAGCTTCGAGATCTTATGATGGGAAATCCAAATTTGTTACTGTCTTCTGGGTTTCCTGACAAAAGTGGAATTGGGTTGGGCCCCCTACCTGCAATTTCTGATGCTAACGTGCATTTGATTCCCAGTTCAAGCTGTGCAGTACAGCCTACATTCGACTTTAACAATCAACATAGATGTAATTTAAATATCCATCCAAACAATGTTGCTTTTCAAAATGTCTCAAGTGATCAAAAGCATTACAATTTGGCATCTGATCCCTGTAGTGAGCCTGATGGTATCACATTCGAGCCTCATAAGGAAGATAATGACGCAAATGACCTGTGCTCCCCTTCTGAGGATATTGTTATATCTCAAAATGTGGACGAAGAGACATTTCTCACCGAGCATAAATCTCCAGAAAACAGTCCAGACTATCAAGGTCAAGGAAAGGCAAAATCTAGTGTTGACATGGAGAAAAGTATGAATAATGCATCAGAGGGGCAATCAGCAGTGAATATTTCTGAGGATTCTTTACTCCTTGAAGCATCTTTGCGCTCTCAGCTCTTTGAAAGGCTAAGGATGAGAACTTTGTGCCAGAAGGCAATCCCACAAGAGACCCTGGGAGCTGTAGCTGAAGGGAGAGCAGAGAATGATGAGATTCTGAGAAGGGTGGTAATAGACAATAGATTATGCTCCGATTCAGAGAAAGAGAATGAGCCACAGCAATGTTCTGACTTGCAAG GATGTGACATGACGAGTACGATGTCTAAGATACCTGTTGAAGTGGATCATCAGTGCACCAATGAGAAGTTTGGTTCTAATTTTGCATCCCTTTCATCTAATATTTGTTTAGATAGTAGTATCATCACAAACGACAACAAATCTCAGTTTGCAAGCTTGGTCACCTTCTCATATCCTATTCTGAAGAGTGCTATTTTGCACTTTAAAGTTTCAGATTCCATGGATTTACTCAAATTACAGATTAGAATTTCCAGTGTACATACTTCTCATGATCAGGGTGAAAACAATTTCAGTGGCGGAACCATACCAAGCATTTTAAGTTCGGGTCCCGTTGAAGTGGCTTCAGTGGATTTAATTGGCAGTAAGAGTGGGTCTTACACTTGCGATTTTGCCATTGACCCGCTTTGGCCACTATGTATCTTCGAACTTCGGGGGAAATGCAACAATGATGAGTGTTCTTGGCAACATGTTAGAGACTACTCTTCTGGCAGTAGAATGAAGATGACACTGGACAACGATG ACAAGGTTGGATCACCAACTGAAGGACAGATATTCGCTGCCACAAGAACTCTCACCAAGTCACTTGACTGCCTTGGTTTGGCTACCCCAACTTATTTGGTTGGCTTGGATGGTCTGAAAGCTGATCTACAGTCGTGTAAATCCATTCTAAGTCCCAAATACGGGCAACTGTGGGTTAAGTGCTTCAGTCTTTCCTTTGTTCTCTCAAGTCAGCTACACACTGATCTGCCCTCTGATGAGCCTTTATTTCATGGCACTAATGCTCGTGTTGAGGTCCAAGGTGGTTGGAATAGGCAATCACTTTATTTTCAGAGCAGAAATGGATCATCG GATCCATGCAAGGAACTATCTACTGATGCTGACGAGATTGTAGAGATGGCTCTTCTTAATCTCAGTCAGGAGGCTAATAAACCCAAGGGAAGGATACAG GCTCTTGAACTCCTTGCTCGAGCTTTGGAAGCTAATCCAATGTCTGCAGTTCTCTGGATTGTTTACCTGTTAATTTACTATAGCAGTCAGAAGTCTATTGGGAAGGATGATATGTTCAAATGTGCG GTTGAGCACAGTGAAGGGTCTTACGAACTCTGGCTTTTCTATATCAATAGTCGAACACAGCTGGAGGAGAGGCTGGCTGCATATGATGCTGCACTGTTGGTCCTGTATCGCCATGCATCAGCATCTGACATAAATGCAAGTGCCAGTGATTGTATATTGGATATATTCTTGCAGATGATGAGTTGTCTGTGCATGTCTGAGAATGTTGCTAAAGCCATTGAGAAAATCAATGAGCTATATCCCACAGAAGAGAAATTTTATAACCTACTCAAACCGTCTCTTCCTGATATCATTACATGTTTAACCATTTCTGATAAATGTATTTTCTGGCTCTGTTGTGTGTACTTGGTTGTGTACAGGAGACTTCCTGATGCTATTGTGCAGCAGTTTGAATATCAGAAAGAACTTTCTTCCATAGATTGGCCATCTGCTGAGTTGACCTCTGATGAGAAGCGACGAGGTGTCTTTTTGATGGAATTAGCGGTAGATTCTCTGGCATTGTACATCGACAGAGAGTCACTTGAAGATGAAGCAAATCTTAGGGCAGCACACCTGTTTTCTGTCAATCACGTTAGATGTATAGTGGTGCTTGAGGGTATAGAATGTAGTAGGAGTTTGTTAGAGAGATATGTCAAGTTGTATCCATCATGTCTAGAACTCGTTTTGATGTTAGCTCGGGCAGAGCATGATTTTGCAGATGGAAGTTTTGAAGGTTTTGAAGATGCTTTAGATAACTGGTATGATGAAGTTCCTGGAGCGCAATGTATTTGGAACCAGTATGTTGAATGTGCACTCCAAGATTGTAAAAGAGATTTTGCGGAGGAATTAATGGCTCGATGGTTCCAGTCTTCATGGAAACACAGGTATTCTAAAACTAGTTGTCTGGAAACAGTAGATAGTGACAACTCCCGGTCTTCACCGCAGTCTGCTTCAGTATCTGatattgctgctctcttttccaaTTCTAGCAAGAACGATATTGTATTTGGGCTGCTGAACTGTTCCATCTATAAACTATTACAAAATGACTATACTGAAGCTCAATTAGCCATTGATAAGGCATTGGAGGCTGCTTCTGCTGAGAATTACAGTCACTGTGTGAGAGAGCATCTCCTGTTCTTGACTGCAGATAATTTGCATGCTGACGGGCAAGTATTGAAACTTCTGTGTGGCTATTTGGCTGATAAACGTGCTTCCCTCACCTCTGAGCCATTATCCAGGCAATTCGTCCAAAGAATCAAGAAGCCTAGAGTCCGGCAGCTAGTTGGCAACTTGTTATGTCCCGTGTCGTTGGAGCCTTACATAGTGAACTCAGTTCTTGAAGCATTGTATGGCCCGTCTCTCTTACCTGAAAAGAAAGATGAACTTACTGATTTTATCGACATGGTTGAGAGCTTAATGGTGATACTTCCTTCCAACTATCATCTGGCAATTGCTGTCTGCAAGCAGTTAACCAGAACCTCAAAAACCGCTAATGTACCGGGCAGCATCTCTTTTTGGGCAAGCTGTCTCTTGATAAGTGCATTATTTCAGGCTGTTCCTGTGGCACCAGAATATGTATGGGTAGAAGCTGCAGATATTTTGCAAGATCTTACAGGTTGTCGGTCCCTATCTGTCAAATTGCTGAAAAGAGCTTTGTCTATATATCCATTCTCTTTAATGCTTTGGAAGTCTTATCTCAAGTTATCCGAGGCTGAAGGAAATTCAGAATCTGTAAAAGAAGCAGCAAGGGCAAAAGGCATTAAACTTGAGAGTGACAACTTGCTTTAA